Below is a window of Actinomycetota bacterium DNA.
ATCTGCGGCGTTGTTGCTGCGGACGAGCACGCCACGAATAGAAGCGTGAGCGCCAGGACGAGCGAGGATGACCGGCCACGCACGCGAGCATCATTGCACCGCTACGCGGGACCCTCCACGTTCACTACTGGCTCGCCACGTCCGGAACGAACGACGACGGCCGTTCCCCCAACGTCGGACGGATTGGACTCCCGATGCACCGACCCACTCGGCACGAATAGGAAGTCACCGGGACCGGCCTCACTCACGTTCGTTCCGCCCGGTCCCGATTCCATCCGCAACCGCCCGGTCATCACGTAGATCACGGACTCGTAGTCGCCGTGATGGTGCCATCCAGAGACCATGCCGGGGTCCGTGTGCACGAGCCCGCCCCACGTGCTGTCGGTGGCAACCGCCTCCTCCCGACGCATCCCCGACGTCGGCGCACCGGCGCGTCGACCGGTCTCGTCGATGTGCACCACCGGGTCGGCTTCGCCCATCGCTCCCTCTCTTCGTTCGCCGCGCGGATGATGACACGTGGCGGCAAGTCGGGACTTGTACCATCGTCGTGCGCGGGCGTGGTGGAACGGTAGACACGCCGGCTTTAGGTGCCGGTGCTCGAGAGAGCGTGGGGGTTCGAGTCCCTCCGCCCGCACGATCATTCAAGTCCTCCGCCCGCACGATCAACACTCGAGCCA
It encodes the following:
- a CDS encoding cupin domain-containing protein — encoded protein: MGEADPVVHIDETGRRAGAPTSGMRREEAVATDSTWGGLVHTDPGMVSGWHHHGDYESVIYVMTGRLRMESGPGGTNVSEAGPGDFLFVPSGSVHRESNPSDVGGTAVVVRSGRGEPVVNVEGPA